The following are from one region of the Juglans regia cultivar Chandler chromosome 10, Walnut 2.0, whole genome shotgun sequence genome:
- the LOC109000577 gene encoding phospholipid-transporting ATPase 2 isoform X1, with translation MLITMKRYVYINDDETSHDLYCDNRISNRKYTLLNFLPKNLWEQFSRFMNQYFLLIACLQLWPLITPVNPASTWGPLIFIFAVSATKEAWDDYNRYLSDMKANEKEVWVVRQGIRKHVQAQDIHVGNIVWIRENDEVPCDLVLLGTSDPQGVCYIETAALDGETDLKTRVIPSACMGIEYELLHKIKGVIECHSPDKDIRRFDANLRLFPPFLDNDLCPLTITNTILQSCYLRNTEWACGVAVYTGNETKLGMSRGIPEPKLTAVDAMIDKLTGAIFIFQIVVVIVLGIAGNVWKDTEARKQWYVHYPMEGPWFELLVIPLRFELLCSIMIPISIKVSLDLVKSLYAKFIDWDNKMIDQETGTPSHATNTAISEDLGQVEYILTDKTGTLTENKMIFRRCCINGVFYGNESGDALKDAELIDAVSNDSADVVRFLTVMAICNTVIPVKSKSGDILYKAQSQDEDALVRAAVQLHMVFVNRNANILEIKFNASTIQYEVLETLEFTSDRKRMSVVVKNCQNGRILLLSKGADEAIIPYACAGQQTRAFLEAVEQYTQLGLRTLCLAWRELKEDEYREWSLLLKEASSTLVDREWRIAEVCQRLEHDLEILGVTAIEDRLQDGVPETIETLRKAGINFWMLTGDKQNTAIQIALSCNFISPEPKGQLLSIDGRTEDEVHRSLERVLLTMRITMSEPKDMAFVVDGWALEIALKYYRKAFTELAILSRTAICCRVTPSQKAQLVELLKSCDYRTLAIGDGGNDVRMIQQADIGVGISGREGLQAARAADYSIGKFRFLKRLILVHGRYSYNRTAFLSQYSFYKSLLICFIQIFFSFISGVSGTSLFNSVSLMAYNVFYTSIPVLVSVLDKDLGEETVMQHPQILFYCQAGRLLNPSTFAGSFGRSLFHALVVFVISINAYAYEKSEMEEVSMVALSGCIWLQVFVVILETNSFTTLQHIAIWGNLVAFYLINWIFSAVPSSGMYTIMFRLCRQPSYWTTVFLIIAAGMGPILALKYFRYTYRPSKINTLQQAERMGGPILSIGSIEPQPRSLEKDVSPLSITLPKNRNPVFEPLLSDSPNTRRSFGSGTPFDFFQSPSRLSSSYARNCKDN, from the exons ATGCTTATAACAATGAAGCGTTACGTCTACATCAATGATGATGAAACATCCCATGACCTTTACTGTGACAACCGCATATCAAACAGAAAATATACTTTATTGAACTTTCTCCCGAAGAACTTATGGGAACAGTTCAG cCGGTTCATGAACcaatactttttattaattgCTTGCCTTCAATTATGGCCGCTTATTACTCCAGTGAATCCTGCCAGTACATGGGGCCCCCTTATCTTTATTTTTGCAGTCTCTGCGACAAAAGAGGCATGGGATGATTATAATAGATATCTATCAGACATGAAGGCAAATGAGAAAGAAGTCTGGGTTGTTAGGCAAGGCATAAGAAAACAT GTCCAAGCGCAGGATATTCATGTAGGTAATATTGTGTGGATTCGAGAGAATGATGAAGTACCATGTGATCTTGTTTTACTTGGTACTTCAGATCCACAGGGCGTGTGCTATATTGAG ACTGCTGCCCTAGATGGTGAAACTGATTTGAAGACGAGGGTTATACCCTCCGCTTGCATGGGAATAGAGTATGAATTATTGCACAAGATCAAG GGTGTTATTGAGTGTCATAGTCCAGATAAGGACATTAGAAGATTTGATGCGAATCTTCGGTTGTTTCCCCCATTTCTTGATAATGATTTGTGCCCTTTAACAATTACAAACACAATTCTTCAGTCATGTTACTTGCGGAACACGGAGTGGGCTTGTGGAGTAGCCGTCTACACAG GCAATGAAACCAAACTGGGTATGAGTAGGGGGATACCTGAACCAAAGCTCACAGctgtggatgccatgattgacaaGTTGACTGGagctatatttatttttcagattgtGGTAGTTATTGTTCTAGGCATAGCTGGCAATGTCTGGAAGGATACAGAAGCAAGGAAG CAATGGTACGTTCATTATCCGATGGAAGGTCCATGGTTTGAACTATTGGTTATTCCTCTTCGCTTTGAGCTTCTTTGTTCTATAATGATCCCCATATCAATTAAG GTCTCTCTGGATCTTGTGAAGAGCTTATATGCTAAATTTATTGATTGGGACAACAAGATGATTGACCAAGAAACTGGTACTCCATCCCACGCAACCAA TACAGCAATAAGCGAGGATCTGGGACAAGTTGAGTACATTTTAACTGACAAGACTGGTACCCTAACTGAAAACAAAATGATCTTTAGAAGGTGTTGTATCAATGGTGTTTTCTACGGAAATGAGAGTGGGGATGCATTGAAAG ATGCAGAGCTGATCGATGCTGTTTCAAATGACTCTGCGGATGTTGTGCGTTTTCTTACAGTTATGGCAATATGTAATACAGTTATACCAGTGAAAAG CAAAAGCGGAGATATCTTGTACAAGGCACAGTCTCAGGATGAGGATGCTCTTGTTCGTGCTGCTGTTCAGTTGCATATGGTTTTTGTCAATAGGAATGCAAATATTCTTG AGATCAAGTTCAATGCTTCAACAATTCAATATGAAGTCTTGGAGACTCTTGAGTTCACATCTGATAGGAAAAGAATGTCAGTGGTTGTGAAAAATTGCCAGAACGGAAGGATCCTCCTTTTGTCAAAAGGAGCAGATGAAGCTATTATTCCTTATGCATGTGCTG GACAGCAAACAAGGGCTTTTCTTGAAGCTGTGGAACAATATACTCAATTGGGGCTGCGTACGCTGTGTTTGGCTTGGCGTGAGTTGAAAGAAGATGAATATCGAGAATGGTCTTTGTTGTTGAAAGAGGCTAGCAGCACCTTAGTTGATAGGGAG TGGAGAATTGCTGAGGTCTGCCAAAGGTTAGAACATGATTTGGAAATTCTTGGAGTTACTGCAATAGAAGACCGTCTACAG GATGGTGTCCCAGAAACAATAGAAACACTAAGGAAAGCAGGAATAAACTTTTGGATGTTAACTGGTGACAAGCAGAATACTGCCATACAGATTGCTCTCTCATGCAATTTTATTTCCCCAG AGCCAAAAGGTCAGCTTCTTTCAATTGATGGCAGAACTGAAGATGAAGTTCATAGAAGTTTAGAGAGAGTTTTACTTACAATGAGGATAACAATGTCAGAACCTAAG GATATGGCATTTGTTGTTGATGGCTGGGCTCTAGAAATTGCACTGAAATACTATCGGAAAGCCTTTACGGAATTAGCAATATTGTCAAGGACTGCTATTTGTTGTCGTGTGACACCATCTCAAAAAGCACAG cTTGTGGAGCTCCTAAAATCATGTGACTATAGAACATTAGCCATTGGGGATGGTGGGAATGATGTCAGGATGATACAACAAGCTGATATAGGTGTTGGCATTAGTGGGAGAGAAGGTCTGCAGGCAGCAAGGGCAGCTGACTATAGTATTGGGA AGTTCAGGTTTCTGAAAAGGTTAATACTAGTCCATGGGCGGTACTCATACAACCGTACAGCATTTCTGTCCCAGTACTCCTTTTATAAATCCCTACTAATATGTTTCATCCAGATCTT tttctcttttatttcaGGTGTCTCTGGAACCAGTCTTTTCAATTCTGTCAGCTTGATGGCTTATAATGTTTTCTACACTAGTATTCCGGTTCTAGTCAGTGTCCTTGACAAAGATCTTGGTGAAGAAACTGTGATGCAGCATCCACAAATCTTATTTTACTGCCAAGCGGGGAG gCTTCTAAATCCTAGCACATTTGCTGGATCGTTTGGGCGATCTCTCTTCCAT GCACTTGTTGTGTTTGTAATCAGCATAAATGCCTATGCCTATGAAAAAAGCGAAATGGAGGAGGTTTCGATGGTGGCACTCTCTGGATGTATTTGGTTACAGGTCTTTGTTGTGATATTGGAAACCAA TTCCTTTACAACACTGCAACATATTGCCATATGGGGGAATTTGGTTGCTTTCTATTTAATCAACTGGATCTTCAGTGCTGTTCCATCATCTGGGATGTATACCATTATGTTTCGGCTGTGTAGACAACCATCTTATTGGACAACTGTGTTC CTCATAATTGCAGCTGGGATGGGTCCAATTCTGGCTCTCAAGTACTTCCGGTATACATACAGACCAAGTAAAATCAATACACTTCAGCAGGCTGAACGCATGGGTGGGCCTATCTTGTCTATTGGGAGCATTGAACCACAGCCAAGATCTTTAGAGAAAGATGTTTCTCCTTTGTCTATAACCCTACCCAAGAACAGAAATCCAGTTTTTGAGCCTCTACTATCAGATTCACCAAATACTAGAAGGTCTTTTGGATCAGGAACACCATTCGATTTCTTTCAGTCGCCGTCCAGATTGTCTTCGAGTTATGCAAGAAACTGTAAAGACAACTGA
- the LOC109000577 gene encoding phospholipid-transporting ATPase 2 isoform X2: MLITMKRYVYINDDETSHDLYCDNRISNRKYTLLNFLPKNLWEQFSRFMNQYFLLIACLQLWPLITPVNPASTWGPLIFIFAVSATKEAWDDYNRYLSDMKANEKEVWVVRQGIRKHVQAQDIHVGNIVWIRENDEVPCDLVLLGTSDPQGVCYIETAALDGETDLKTRVIPSACMGIEYELLHKIKGVIECHSPDKDIRRFDANLRLFPPFLDNDLCPLTITNTILQSCYLRNTEWACGVAVYTGNETKLGMSRGIPEPKLTAVDAMIDKLTGAIFIFQIVVVIVLGIAGNVWKDTEARKQWYVHYPMEGPWFELLVIPLRFELLCSIMIPISIKVSLDLVKSLYAKFIDWDNKMIDQETGTPSHATNTAISEDLGQVEYILTDKTGTLTENKMIFRRCCINGVFYGNESGDALKDAELIDAVSNDSADVVRFLTVMAICNTVIPVKSKSGDILYKAQSQDEDALVRAAVQLHMVFVNRNANILEIKFNASTIQYEVLETLEFTSDRKRMSVVVKNCQNGRILLLSKGADEAIIPYACAGQQTRAFLEAVEQYTQLGLRTLCLAWRELKEDEYREWSLLLKEASSTLVDREWRIAEVCQRLEHDLEILGVTAIEDRLQDGVPETIETLRKAGINFWMLTGDKQNTAIQIALSCNFISPEPKGQLLSIDGRTEDEVHRSLERVLLTMRITMSEPKDMAFVVDGWALEIALKYYRKAFTELAILSRTAICCRVTPSQKAQLVELLKSCDYRTLAIGDGGNDVRMIQQADIGVGISGREGLQAARAADYSIGKFRFLKRLILVHGRYSYNRTAFLSQYSFYKSLLICFIQILCLWNQSFQFCQLDGL; this comes from the exons ATGCTTATAACAATGAAGCGTTACGTCTACATCAATGATGATGAAACATCCCATGACCTTTACTGTGACAACCGCATATCAAACAGAAAATATACTTTATTGAACTTTCTCCCGAAGAACTTATGGGAACAGTTCAG cCGGTTCATGAACcaatactttttattaattgCTTGCCTTCAATTATGGCCGCTTATTACTCCAGTGAATCCTGCCAGTACATGGGGCCCCCTTATCTTTATTTTTGCAGTCTCTGCGACAAAAGAGGCATGGGATGATTATAATAGATATCTATCAGACATGAAGGCAAATGAGAAAGAAGTCTGGGTTGTTAGGCAAGGCATAAGAAAACAT GTCCAAGCGCAGGATATTCATGTAGGTAATATTGTGTGGATTCGAGAGAATGATGAAGTACCATGTGATCTTGTTTTACTTGGTACTTCAGATCCACAGGGCGTGTGCTATATTGAG ACTGCTGCCCTAGATGGTGAAACTGATTTGAAGACGAGGGTTATACCCTCCGCTTGCATGGGAATAGAGTATGAATTATTGCACAAGATCAAG GGTGTTATTGAGTGTCATAGTCCAGATAAGGACATTAGAAGATTTGATGCGAATCTTCGGTTGTTTCCCCCATTTCTTGATAATGATTTGTGCCCTTTAACAATTACAAACACAATTCTTCAGTCATGTTACTTGCGGAACACGGAGTGGGCTTGTGGAGTAGCCGTCTACACAG GCAATGAAACCAAACTGGGTATGAGTAGGGGGATACCTGAACCAAAGCTCACAGctgtggatgccatgattgacaaGTTGACTGGagctatatttatttttcagattgtGGTAGTTATTGTTCTAGGCATAGCTGGCAATGTCTGGAAGGATACAGAAGCAAGGAAG CAATGGTACGTTCATTATCCGATGGAAGGTCCATGGTTTGAACTATTGGTTATTCCTCTTCGCTTTGAGCTTCTTTGTTCTATAATGATCCCCATATCAATTAAG GTCTCTCTGGATCTTGTGAAGAGCTTATATGCTAAATTTATTGATTGGGACAACAAGATGATTGACCAAGAAACTGGTACTCCATCCCACGCAACCAA TACAGCAATAAGCGAGGATCTGGGACAAGTTGAGTACATTTTAACTGACAAGACTGGTACCCTAACTGAAAACAAAATGATCTTTAGAAGGTGTTGTATCAATGGTGTTTTCTACGGAAATGAGAGTGGGGATGCATTGAAAG ATGCAGAGCTGATCGATGCTGTTTCAAATGACTCTGCGGATGTTGTGCGTTTTCTTACAGTTATGGCAATATGTAATACAGTTATACCAGTGAAAAG CAAAAGCGGAGATATCTTGTACAAGGCACAGTCTCAGGATGAGGATGCTCTTGTTCGTGCTGCTGTTCAGTTGCATATGGTTTTTGTCAATAGGAATGCAAATATTCTTG AGATCAAGTTCAATGCTTCAACAATTCAATATGAAGTCTTGGAGACTCTTGAGTTCACATCTGATAGGAAAAGAATGTCAGTGGTTGTGAAAAATTGCCAGAACGGAAGGATCCTCCTTTTGTCAAAAGGAGCAGATGAAGCTATTATTCCTTATGCATGTGCTG GACAGCAAACAAGGGCTTTTCTTGAAGCTGTGGAACAATATACTCAATTGGGGCTGCGTACGCTGTGTTTGGCTTGGCGTGAGTTGAAAGAAGATGAATATCGAGAATGGTCTTTGTTGTTGAAAGAGGCTAGCAGCACCTTAGTTGATAGGGAG TGGAGAATTGCTGAGGTCTGCCAAAGGTTAGAACATGATTTGGAAATTCTTGGAGTTACTGCAATAGAAGACCGTCTACAG GATGGTGTCCCAGAAACAATAGAAACACTAAGGAAAGCAGGAATAAACTTTTGGATGTTAACTGGTGACAAGCAGAATACTGCCATACAGATTGCTCTCTCATGCAATTTTATTTCCCCAG AGCCAAAAGGTCAGCTTCTTTCAATTGATGGCAGAACTGAAGATGAAGTTCATAGAAGTTTAGAGAGAGTTTTACTTACAATGAGGATAACAATGTCAGAACCTAAG GATATGGCATTTGTTGTTGATGGCTGGGCTCTAGAAATTGCACTGAAATACTATCGGAAAGCCTTTACGGAATTAGCAATATTGTCAAGGACTGCTATTTGTTGTCGTGTGACACCATCTCAAAAAGCACAG cTTGTGGAGCTCCTAAAATCATGTGACTATAGAACATTAGCCATTGGGGATGGTGGGAATGATGTCAGGATGATACAACAAGCTGATATAGGTGTTGGCATTAGTGGGAGAGAAGGTCTGCAGGCAGCAAGGGCAGCTGACTATAGTATTGGGA AGTTCAGGTTTCTGAAAAGGTTAATACTAGTCCATGGGCGGTACTCATACAACCGTACAGCATTTCTGTCCCAGTACTCCTTTTATAAATCCCTACTAATATGTTTCATCCAGATCTT GTGTCTCTGGAACCAGTCTTTTCAATTCTGTCAGCTTGATGGCTTATAA